The sequence caacacacacacacacacaaacaccacacaccacacacacacccaccacacacacacacacacacacacacacacacacacacacacacacacacacacacacacacacacacacacacacacacacacacacatagatatagatatttgtacatacatacatataggcatctactcgtatacacacacatacacagcaacaacaataataatagtagtgataatgatagtaaaggtaaagataacgatgataaagatatcatcaatattgataatagcaataatgtttatGATGTTGATAGCcttagtaataaaaatcataaagaactaataacaataacaataatgatgataaaaatgataatgataataactactaataatagcgatgataacaataattataataatagcaataataataataatgataataataacaacaataacgatgataatgaaaatagcaatagttataatagtaataatattagtaaggataatattgataataataatcaaattattaaTAATGTCAAACACACAACCATAGCTGTAAGCATCGACGACCTGCTTCTGGTTGTTTGgatgtgtgcgtatatgggtATGTGGTGTGAGAAGCGCACGTGAACGGTAACGAGGGTATTGAAAGGAAATAGCTCTGGATAGCTGAACTGGTGGCGCTTGTGAGAGGTCagacagtagtaatagcagcgtATTTCCTTCCACCGATAAACTGATTACCCATAAAAGGGGTGAATGTATGCCAGAGACAGACGAGTTGGAGTCCTGCAACTTCACAACAGTGGCCTGGACATTGCAGTCAAAGGTCGTTTTGGAAATAAGAAAAGAGCGAATAAGAAAAGTGAAGTGAACATAGTGACATGACTGTGAAgtgcataaaagggaaaaactgtggATGCGATATTAactgtatttcttattttctatgaaTGTTTTAACTACTACATTTGCAAGTCtggaaaataaatgcataaaggtTTATATACTTCTTCACTGAACCCTAATCGTCTCAACCATacttgaagatatatatattcctatgtatacagagagcggtcagaacctaaggatatatgcaaaaaataagatCTGACATAATATAtccttataaataataataataatattattattatcattatcattaggactAGTagtaaaacaacgaaaaaaaaaagtcaactcaACGGAAACGTATCAAACATTCATATAACGCCCTGATCGTCTTTCACAATACGTCTGCATCATCCCTCAGAATATTAATGCCTTTACGCTTATCAAATCAGCATATCAGATTAGATAACACGAGATAGCAGTAGTCAGACCCTATTGAGTTTCTTCCCGTGTCACCACTGCACACCATTAACAAGCAAAATGAAGTTATTTTTGCCAGTTACCATTACACTGAgtgctattattgttttcgttgtcGCTGCACCCAATGCAGGTAGGTTATATAGTGTTTATGCGTAAGTGTTCAGTGTAATCAGGAACACGGGTATTGATTCAAACAGGCGCTGAATCACACTTCTATTTAATCACAATGCTGTTCAGTGAGAGTAGTATTTGGTCACACTAATGTTCAGTACGTAGTATTTGCTGGAAGAGAGATGAGCAGAATGAGATAACTGTTGATTTACTGTGATTTACCTTCATGTTTATGGTAAGCTGTCAGAATGAAGTAGTTTTAGGAGTGCAAAGAAGTTGGGAGACAGCTAGAtcgacagactgacaaacacatACATGGGGGTGGATATATAACCAGTTAAAAATTACATGCATAACTATATAGAAGTACACTTGTACAGTTTATAGTATTACGAATGTCATGATAATCAAGACtgataataacgctaatgataacagtaatatatatatatatatatatatataatatatatatatatatatatatatatattattatatatatttatttatttatttattattattttttttcaagtttcatCCATAATGATAGAAGAAAATACCCTTTATAAACTATAAATACAGTAATATTCATGAAGTGTTTTAGAATGAAGATATGATAAAGATGTCAATTCTGTTTTACTACAATCATATATAGGATCAAAATAAAGGAGTTGTATTTAAAATCATATCCAACTTATTGTTAGCAAAAGTAACATTATGGACAATGCATTCTCTGAACGAAAATCTCATATTCCTTACAATTTTACAGCGacttaaaaactatatattaagtattatacaTAAAATGAGTGTTAATGAATCTTGAAAAAAAGAGATctagaatgaataaatatacataaaaagcaacaaaacatTTCAAGTAGATTAAACACGACTAGAAATCCACTGGAACCTCTGCTCTAAGCCAATCAGCGATCAGTTAGCATAAGTATACCGTCAGCTGACTAATTACGTGTACTGTAAACAGGGACACTTTACTGCCATATCTCACATTGATTACCCatggttttatatttaaaacacttttttttttaaagacggcATTTAATTGAAGGCTTAATTccacataatattatttaaaaagtatCAAAATAGGATCTTAATACACTTTGCCATATGGATACCATATTTATCGTtcttgataatactaatactaatcttgAATATTGCCTAACAGTACATTAACAATTATAGTATTCTTTGCATTACGTTCAGCAAAAATTGTTATCAACATTCTAGCACGTTGTCAGTCCATATTTTActgttgtatttttaaaaattacattcatAAACATCATATGGAAGGATGGCTACATTTTTGCTGATCAAAGGCCGATAACTATCTCAGGAAAATGGTTTACGGTTTGTTTGGAGTTTTACAACGAGGGTGttgtgataaaaacaaaaataaaacagaaaatcttCACATTGGCAGCAAATTCAGAATTATTGCACCTCAAACTGTTCAGGAAGTAAAGCTAAATTCCCTGGGCAACCACTATCCAACAAAGCAGTTTCTTAAAATGGGGATTTCGAAATAATTTTGAAAGGTGGCGAGATCCTGCAACCCCTCCTCCCACTGCCCACCCTAACGCGTCCAGTACTTGTCAGTGGTGATCTAACTGCAGCATAAAGCCACTtaatgtttgcaaaaaaaaaaaaaaaaaaaaaaagccatataAATTACTCAACTCTAATAATCTTGCGTAGCTACTTTCCAATGTGTTATGGTGATTGTCAGAAATACTTTGTTGCTGGAGGAGTGGGTCGCGAATCTATCGAAGTAATTTGTAGGGgttgcagcaaaaaaaaaaaaaaaaaaaaaaaaaaaaaaaaaaaaaaagaactttcatATCACCTAGTTGAAATAAAGTTATTTTACTATCTGCAGTATTTGTTTtttcacataaaataaataagtccCTTTAAGTGGCAAAAGAAAGTAGCTTGTCAGATGGTTCTATTTCATTGTGTTCACAGgttttacttattcatccattcattcattttaggGGCACTTGACATGAATGTTTGCCATCATTTGGTTGCGgtcaataaataattttttaatactgTGATCGAACTCGGACGGACGAGCCAACTAGTCGAAAAAACGCTAGGGTACGGCCACACTGCACGCTGTTTGCTGGGAGGGTAGAGGGTAGCGGGGTGCCTAGCGCGTAGAGGCAAGCGATACCGTGTCCATATTGGAAGAGGGAAAATTGCGCGGGAAATCCTGCCATACTACTCGGCGAATCAGCAGCTGCATCTCAACACTACAAATATAAAAGGAATCTAGTGTATCCGTCAGAGAAAGGTGGGCCaactaaaaagtaaataatagccTAATCATGCTACACCAATCGATGGTCCAACACAACTTATAAATTACCTGTTAtatttgattgtttatatatatcagccTAGCAATTTTGAGGACACAACATTCTTATGTAGAAGATCTACGAGGTCCCGCGTTACCCTCCGttgaaaaacaatatttattatttcttcactACTCATGTCTGAGCTGGTGCAGGTGTACATCACTTGGCATCCCGCAAACCACAGCGATTTTAACCGACATGTTGGGGGGAACCCGCTACCCACGTCCGGTATGGACACTCGTATTAGGAACTTGTGTTTGTTCTTGCCTCtgtgttgttgtttgagatttgcgaagatctagttACATCCGggcctttcatacatatggcccgtcCTGTTTCAGCAATTTATGgctgtttcattttattctctgacactatgcttaccatggtggcaggattgccagcaggcgctcctgcggCCACGATGCAAGCATGctgcataatctctttactaACCCGGCTACTGTTTTGGGCGGTCCAAGTCTCAGAACTTGTGTGGGCTCACAATTCTGCAAGTAATGTACCAGAGTGGCgttcggctcaccacagtgcatgcaaacctgatctgccatgcgcaatgttaacctagtctgattctgtgaagaatgacttcggtgcctctattgattgtttcagagagtgccagtggctcatagcctgtggcatcagAGTACCATCTGACTATGGGGGAGATTCTCGTTTTCTCtatgtgaagctgcaggaggaaggcatgagctgtggcattacactcctGATTCAAGATTTTTCAAATCAGTTTTATGATCATGTGCTTTGGGAATATTCCCCTGTCATCGTCGGCTAGtccgtcagcaagctcattccctctgatgcctatgtggctagggacccagtttatgattattcttctaccctaagcaagaatcctctgtgctatggtaagcacagcgatcaggaggtagatgtctttgggtaagctttgatgtagacagtcaatggctgccctggagtctgtatgtatgaccacgtgtccttccctcagggacgtgtgggctagggctcccatgatcgcaactgtcTGTGCCTGTAGCAAGGAGTCGTTGTcagttaccctcatggattgcaAAGCCAACACCTTCAGTGTGGTTTAAGGATTAACTGATCTATCTGTGAAGTAGGTTCCACTACCCGTAGGAGTGATGGCTGTAATGATCCCCTCAGCTTCTGCCCTTAGACTAGGTATGGAGTATTGATTCCTTCTCCTTggcaagctcataacagagaactcttgttctaggcatctgagtatttttcgtctcatgtttgtgttcctgggtgccttgatgacctttgaaaggaactaaGATGCCATTTGATCAATTCGACAGTCCAGGTgcagaaggtttgcctccatgaggaggttgagggccttcgtccaccttgtggcacccagaatgatcctggcagcttcattttgaactgtctccaatttttctcttaatcttggctttgtggcTATCAGGGacacagaagcatagtccacaatgggacagatggcatgtacatggaatgatcttagtactttatgtctagttCCTATGTGCCTcacagtcattgctctcatgacagacagtcttgctttggttcggtcaatcaagtacaggacctcctttttaaaagagagggtctggtcaatcattaccccaaagCATTGGCagacctggacccactctaagtccattaCCTGGATTCATAGACTTgcgccttgaacattttgtctcagatccatggctttggatttggctgcacagatctttagtcctgtcctacaacactcctcagatacaaggtccagacagtccTGGGCTCTACTTAGGTAGTGTGGTCCAATGGAGATGACTGCAAGGTcatctgcatagatgatcttgcatcccactgggagctgtgtgttgaggatgcaggactttaaggtgttgaaaagggctgaactgaggaccccaccctgtggtatTCCATTTTCTAATGGCATGTGCTCTGATAAGTGCTCTTAGAATCTGACTTCGGctattctgttcctgaaatagtcacctatccaaaccaagagctttcctctcATTCCGTTCTGagtcagggtctcctgaatagcaagaggacttgctaattcaaaagccttctccaggtctaggaatactaccaggGAAGTGACaatgattgtgcttaagagcatggctataCTGTGTGATGTCCTCATGTCCCTTGTGAAcacatggaggtgttcatgtaggGGTCTTGTTTTCCACTGGAGTCgatttagtaccattctcttggcCGTCTtgtccagacagctgaggagagagatggggctgtACTTTCCTGCCTCCCTTGCTTTGGGGATGGGAagtatgatagccctcttccaacttcggggtagagtggaagtttcccaagaCTTGTTGGTGAGTTGcaagaatgcaagctcacctgctagtcctaggtgggaaatgatgtgcAAGAAccgtttttgtaggtttttcctAGTTcttcagagagaagataacatctaaGTTATCAGGTTTCGCTGCCCTTTCTccgatatgagcaagtctgcctggttggaGGCATTGTTGGTTTTCCCTCAGTTCTGCTGGCAGACTgctgctgcttgttcttgcagagaactcatgcaccagtctgtttgcttctgaatgagggtcgtggtgtgtgcacctcggggttgAGCGACTAGTAGCTTGCCTGACCTGTTGCCACAgttctgtaagggtggtttggtggtcaaaggactcgaACCATTCCatccacttttcctgcctgactcttgtgGCAGTGTCCTTGGCAtctctgactgcttcccttaggagggctaggttgtcaggggttctttgccttcggaattattttctgcacatgttcactctgtggttgacttccttaaccttgtcattgaagtaccaggtgtctttataactcctggaccatggctaAGTTTTAggcatagtctgtgaggctgcttcatttatggcactgataagtcaagcacttccacgttttcactctgtgggggttcactgCTTCTAAGACAAGGCATTCTGAGAGGCTTGCCAGTTGgctcttgtctgttttccatcttggatttggtagtggcatttgggctgggccagcatccatgagggtagtaacagtgacataatggtcacttgtgacagtctcaatgatacaccatctaattctctccaccagagccacagtggccaaggtgaggtctaggacccctcctctgacatatGTTGGCTCTTTGGTATTGAGAAGtttgattttggggaaaattgctcttcactattgagaagagcgattttggggaaaattccagCACATTGGCTATATGATGGCccaccgcatccggtgccctgcagggagccaggatggagtGCATTGAAGTCTttcctatgatcactcggtcttgtgctgcagtagcacaaacctggctgatgtctaagctcctacagcctggcttgctgtacacattgtacagcttgaggggccccccagccaggtgaatctcaacagcaagacattcaacatcctctccacagtgcggtgcatcgtcTATAGCAGAGCAAGGGGTGTTTGCTTTGACATGATatcctgagaagcaaacagtcccctctattgcAGTTTTCTTGAGCAAGATAATGTTAGCGTTCCATGATTGCACCATTGCATGGAGGATgacattctttgtattaaagccaacatgttccactgtagtatgctttgATTGATGTTACTTTTGTTATAGTTACACCAGAGACGTCTTTGTATACGGTGTAGTCTTctattggagtctgacaactccattgtgaattCCTCGCTGGTTATGGATCTTTGtctggttttgggctgtttggcaggctatccatgggtccactaGGTGGTAGGAGcatttggtagctctgacttttgtgagtttggcttttctcacttcaggctttatctgtgtcttttctctttgctgactttgtTTGGAAACttctttttattggagatatccggtgtcggctgtggaggggcttcattcctcttaggaggtcgggaggccttttctcttttgttttgtcccAGACATGGGTACCTGGGGGAACcggaacaaagtctggttgcttttttagtaacctcttgtcgcctgagggccgcctctttcctgataGAGCAAGGAAagaggcgtgatgcctcttggcacagttgggacatttggctcttgtgtccctttatccttccttgtgtgccttgctacagacaccacatttaggcttgtccttgcagctagcctggtggtgactgtatctttggcacttacaGCACTGAAGTGGCTTAGGCACATAAGTTCTTAgttgccccagttacccagatcaagggtagtgattggggctcctttcagtgtcaccaggacttgcctggttgtactcttccctttcgacattcaggaTGCCTCCActacctgtgggtgtgatgtgatcagatccacatcatacgaaagtgagaagctaagtagcaccatcttgactttcCTATTGtagggattcagtggcgagagacacacttttcctccatctttaagctccttggtttcctgcaggaaattcagggtagcttggtctttgggcatgataatcatgccctggtctctggcaacccagattgacaaccggatttttctctgcatttccAATGCTTTTaacaattggtaggcattgtggAAGCCTTCacgtttagagggaaccttgaactgtgggaaacgcctaggggtccagattctccctcagagtctgtctccggcctgggtcgttttTGGACCGCCCTATCGGCTTGGATTCTGGGCTTAGGTCGTGGAGGAGCAGCTGTTTGGCttgttcagcttgtgctcccatctcggtcagagAGGATGTCTGAGGGGTCTTCttatttgggtgctggcctggtgAGGCCAGCACAAgggtccatctgctggacaatctcatggacagacatgatTTGGTGATGTCATGTCCATTTTAGCtgcaggtctgacagagtcaacctgtgcttcgGATTTTCTCTTGctactagaagccatgtatggcttcaaagtggCTGCCGTACACTAGGCTTTGCACGGttcgtcatcattatctctattttgtgAGGAGTTTTAGGAATATTTGCCATGAAATAAgcagttctttcattctctcacgccccacccaccacggagtccagtAAGAGGAagttgtatgttagaactaatgtctaacagccacaggggtggtgagaggatatacgcagccaatggcagTCATTCACAGGACCATTGCGCAACTTCCAGGACTCCCGTTTCCACAGCGcaaagggatgccacacacggcaaacacgtgggtaggtgttaACCCCTGGGGAAAACCAGAGGctatgcccttccacctacaagataggcatcattgtttggaccccttccctcctccctctccagtgaaacaaccacccaaaggttgtatcACTCCAGAGAAGGAGCTCAGGTCCTCCACCTCAAAGAAGCGGTTTCAGTGGCAGGACCATGAGTGTCTTGCCTCTGACCTGCTTACCCGCTACCCTCTGCCTTCCCGGGAAGTAGCGTGCAGTGTGGCCGTACCCTTAGGAACTCCATCCAACTTGCTCGGACAAGACGTCAACTCGGACCTCCAGAGAACAGAACGTTATAAGTAATGTATTTGTTTGTAAGACGATTGCGGACGTCAGAATGTAACAGCTTTTAACATTAAATGGCAAGACTCTATCATGTGCGTAATATTTAACATGAGGGTGTACATACCTGTGCTTATTCCAAATTTACAGATAATTACAACAGAATTGCCTGTGATACGATGTTTGTTTCTATACTTGCTAAGCATTTTTTGGGCTGAGGTCTTTGAAAATTAACAGCTCGCCTTGTAAGTAACCAacttgccttaaaaaaaaaaaaaaaaaaaaaaaaaaaaaatgcagccatATTCAgtactaataattttttatcgTTTGACTGTCTTAATATCAAATCCGTGTGATTACCATGAACTACAAGTTtacataatgataaacatatattCTTTCAATTGATGTAAGCTAATATATGttcgtatactcactgtgtcatgtttgtatatatgtttgtttggtgtttctctacgatgcttgagggcgAAGAATGcaccgatgaaaactaaagtaggttcattggagatcagctctgacacgTCAGGCTctcccgagagtgctactgccagaggTGTGActacagaggaaaaaataaaatattgtactctacaaatcgtacagagaatctcactcttttacataggtgatatactacacagcaatataaactaaacataatctgtATTTCATATGTCGTAACATATCCCATAAAAtgcagtatatgtaatataatcatataattatcactatacaTACGATAATACTAACATCATAACCCGTATATAACTGCAttacaatatggcactcacaactcacttcaatatcacaactcacttcattatcataacCCACACTATATACTGTGTAGAAATTCTTTTATCTGTATCAATACAAGCTGCCGGGAAGATGTTTTattcgttttcattttgtttgatgaattattattacacataatGGTTCCACAGGTGCTCGACCACCGAGGAGTCAATTAGCAGTCCACGTGACCTCACcacattcccctttccttgaattttcggGAAATATTATTTTTGACGCTACTTATAAATGGTTATTATAATGTTCTTACCAATACTAAtggcaaaataagaaaaagaaggaaactaaACAAGTCAGATaggaaccatctatgtgtaaatacaattaataaattaaactcacaGTAGGCATGGTAAGTTCTTACATCCCATCCCCGGCAGCAGTAAATTAATCTCActtaatttattattctttaaactCGAACACTCGTgagctattttttattttacctgttATTAGAGGCTAACAAGATACACACGTTAAAAaagcatataatattacatatctgtatgtacagTCGACGTTAATTATTAAATTCTAAATGATGACACTAATGACAACacaatgtgcatgtatatgcttTAGTAATGGATTCCTACAGTTTATTGTACAgttgtattttatcttttaatataagtAATACCATCGTGATAAGAAAGTCATGTGTATATTCATAGTTTCTTAATgatattttacattaatttacAACGAAAGTAATTTCACAGACTAAGTAAGCATTCTTCTCGCCACATTCGGCCCGCGGACTATGAATTTGACGCACGTAgcttatcatgtatatgtataaatcatgTGTTCAATATTTCCAGAACCTTCTAGTCTGGCACAAGATCAACAAGTACAAGACGCTGAAAACCAGGAGGCCGTAGACTCTGCTGAAGTGAACGTTGCCACACCAACAGTAATTTCTAAAGAAGACCTTAGTAAAGCAACCCTTGATAAAAAGGCACCTACAGTACCTCTTGGTGCAGGCGTTGCTTTGCCTGTCAAAGCCATAATCGCCAAAAAATCTCGACATGCAAACACTAAAGCTAAATCAAAGTCTAAATCTCCGAAAACGTCTGCCTCAGAAAAGGTGCCCACAAAGGCAGGGCCACCTGTGAATGTAAAAACATCTGCCAAAATAGGGACAGAATCTGAACAAACAATACCAGCCACAGAAGATGAAAACCCTGCTACATTAGAGCCAGAACCCAAACCAGCAACACCTGTGGATGTAAAAACAACTGATCTGTTTTTACCAGCCACAGTAGAACTAACAGCCGATGAAGGGATAACTCAACagagaaaagcagaagagaagacAGCACCTGCTAAGGTTGATATGACTTCAAAAGTAGAAATTCTAGAAGTAACTGAAGCAACTAAAGGAAAATCAGATACTGAACAATCTGGTCAAGTTGAACCATCCCCTCAACCAACTGAAGATAAACCCACTCCCAAACAACCTGCCGAAGATAAACCCACTCCCAAACAACCTGCCGAAGATAAATCGATTCCTGTCCATCCTACAAATGTTAAACCAACTCCTGACCAACCTCCTTTTAAGCCAACTCCTGAACAACCTCCTTTTAAGCCAACTCCTGAACAACCTCCTTTTAAACCAACTCCCAAACAAC comes from Penaeus monodon isolate SGIC_2016 chromosome 5, NSTDA_Pmon_1, whole genome shotgun sequence and encodes:
- the LOC119573091 gene encoding extensin-like isoform X1, whose product is MKLFLPVTITLSAIIVFVVAAPNAEPSSLAQDQQVQDAENQEAVDSAEVNVATPTVISKEDLSKATLDKKAPTVPLGAGVALPVKAIIAKKSRHANTKAKSKSKSPKTSASEKVPTKAGPPVNVKTSAKIGTESEQTIPATEDENPATLEPEPKPATPVDVKTTDLFLPATVELTADEGITQQRKAEEKTAPAKVDMTSKVEILEVTEATKGKSDTEQSGQVEPSPQPTEDKPTPKQPAEDKPTPKQPAEDKSIPVHPTNVKPTPDQPPFKPTPEQPPFKPTPEQPPFKPTPKQPAKAKPTPKQPVEDKPTPKQPAR
- the LOC119573091 gene encoding proteoglycan 4-like isoform X2 — encoded protein: MKLFLPVTITLSAIIVFVVAAPNAEPSSLAQDQQVQDAENQEAVDSAEVNVATPTVISKEDLSKATLDKKAPTVPLGAGVALPVKAIIAKKSRHANTKAKSKSKSPKTSASEKVPTKAGPPVNVKTSAKIGTESEQTIPATEDENPATLEPEPKPATPVDVKTTDLFLPATVELTADEGITQQRKAEEKTAPAKVDMTSKVEILEVTEATKGKSDTEQSGQVEPSPQPTEDKPTPKQPAEDKPTPKQPAKAKPTPKQPVEDKPTPKQPAR